The Carcharodon carcharias isolate sCarCar2 chromosome X unlocalized genomic scaffold, sCarCar2.pri SUPER_X_unloc_2, whole genome shotgun sequence genome has a window encoding:
- the LOC121275091 gene encoding soluble scavenger receptor cysteine-rich domain-containing protein SSC5D-like → MFPGDDPPPALSLIHSPTPERKTNLCNADLRLQRSHTHGVHTPAVLTRSHNPAVTPHCVLTSQPPTHPHPQPPTHSVILPPSHTTLHLHSILTSLTHTQPYTVLTPTPAQYSHLPLTHNPTQFSLLHPHSILTSLPHTQFSYPYTRTVFSPPSHTQPYTVLTPTPAQYSHLPLTHNPTQFSLLHPHSILTSLPHTQFSYPYTRTVFSPPSHTQPYTVLTPTPAQYSHLPLTHNPTQFSLLHPHSILTSLSHTTLHKSHSYTRTVFSPPSLTHNFHTPTPAQYSHLPLTHDPTQFSLLHPHSILTSLPHTQFSYPYTRTVFSPPSHTQPYTQFSHLHSHNILTSLPHTHTPTYTQYSHLPPSHTHPYTLFSPTHSILTSLPLTHNPTHSSHPHSILTSLPLSHTPTYTVLTPGSDD, encoded by the exons ATGTTCCCAGGGGatgaccccccccccgccctctctctaatccacagccccacccccgagAGGAAAACTAACCTCTGTAACGCTGACCTCCGCTTGCAGCGTTCTCACACGCACGGTGTTCATACCCCTGCTGTCCTCACACGCAGCCATAACCCCGCCGTTACCCCCCACTGTGTTCTCAcctcccaaccacccacccaccctcatccACAGCCACCTACGCACTCAGTAATCttacctccctcacacacaacccTACACCTGCACAGTattctcacctccctcacacacacacaaccctacaCAG TTCTCACTCCTACACCCGCACAGTATTCtcacctccctctcacacacaaccctACACAGTTCTCACTCCTACACCCACACAGTattctcacctccctccctcacacacagtttTCATACCCCTACACCCGCACAGTATTCtcacctccctctcacacacaaccctACACAGTTCTCACTCCTACACCCGCACAGTATTCtcacctccctctcacacacaaccctACACAGTTCTCACTCCTACACCCGCACAGTattctcacctccctccctcacacacagtttTCATACCCCTACACCCGCACAGTATTCtcacctccctctcacacacaaccctACACAGTTCTCACTCCTACACCCGCACAGTATTCtcacctccctctcacacacaaccctACACAGTTCTCACTCCTACACCCGCACAGTATTCtcacctccctctcacacacaaccctACACAAGTCTCACTCCTACACCCGCACAGTattctcacctccctccctcacacacaatttTCATACCCCTACACCCGCACAGTATTCtcacctccctctcacacacgacCCTACACAGTTCTCACTCCTACACCCACACAGTattctcacctccctccctcacacacagttcTCGTACCCCTATACCCGCACAGTATTCtcacctccctctcacacacaaccctACACACAGTTCTCACACCTACATTCGCACAATattctcacctccctccctcacacacacactcctacatacacacagtattctcatctccctccctctcacacacacccctacacactgttctcacccacacacagtattctcacctccctccctctcacacacaaccctACACACAGTTCTCACCCGCACAGTattctcacctccctccctctctcacacacacctacatacacTGTTCTCACCCCTGGCTCTGATGACTGA
- the cldn12 gene encoding claudin-12, whose amino-acid sequence MTMACHDLHAATVLALLCGLASAGGLFAATLLPHWRLQRLYSPNRNDRNVSVADGLWTRCVRLEGRSECALTDAGWYRTLDQPDLRVLQFALPLALLLASSATLLCLMGMCNAACSSKIPNVNLVKCLVNTAGCHLVSGTLYLLSAALAFTPSLWVVFHTAELNRRYSASWSLGVALYLALGSAAGLLLTSALLFLWYCACKSLPSPFWQPLSSYPESIQTFGSAPYSRRSRLSTLEIDIPVVPQQVA is encoded by the coding sequence ATGACGATGGCGTGCCACGACCTGCACGCGGCCACGGTACTGGCCCTGCTGTGCGGTCTGGCCTCCGCCGGGGGACTCTTTGCGGCCACGCTCCTGCCGCACTGGCGCCTGCAGCGGCTCTACTCCCCCAACCGCAACGACCGGAACGTCAGCGTGGCCGACGGCCTGTGGACCCGCTGCGTGCGGCTGGAGGGCCGGTCCGAGTGCGCCCTGACCGACGCCGGCTGGTACAGGACCCTCGACCAGCCGGACCTGCGGGTGCTGCAGTTTGCCCTGCCCCTGGCCCTCCTGCTGGCGTCCTCCgccaccctcctctgcctgatGGGCATGTGCAATGCCGCCTGCAGCTCCAAGATCCCCaacgtcaacctggtgaagtgccTGGTGAACACCGCTGGCTGCCACCTGGTGTCGGGAACCCTCTACCTCCTGTCCGCCGCCCTCGCCTTCACCCCTTCCCTCTGGGTGGTCTTCCACACGGCCGAGCTGAACCGGCGCTACAGCGCCTCCTGGAGCCTGGGCGTGGCCCTCTACCTGGCGCTGGGCAGCGCGGCCGGCCTACTGCTCACCTCTGCCCTCCTCTTCCTCTGGTACTGTGCCTGCAAGTCGCTGCCCTCCCCCTTCTGGCAGCCCCTCAGCTCCTACCCCGAGAGCATCCAGACCTTTGGCTCAGCCCCCTACTCCCGGCGCTCCAGGCTCTCCACCCTGGAGATCGATATCCCCGTCGTCCCACAGCAGGTTGCCTGA